From Moraxella sp. K1664, one genomic window encodes:
- the gloA gene encoding lactoylglutathione lyase: MTFIPQPDQALTADGVKDIPTASENFTFNHTMLRIKDPTKSLEFYTGVLGMTLLRHSQFPDAKFDLYFLAKLTKDERENLPATENLTAYVSRQRGILELTHNYGTENDADFSYHDGNSDPRGFGHICFAVPDLAEAVAWFDENNVVFQKRPEDGSMKDIAFIKDPDGYWVEIIELKG, encoded by the coding sequence ATGACTTTCATACCCCAGCCTGACCAAGCCTTGACCGCTGATGGTGTCAAAGACATTCCAACAGCATCTGAGAACTTTACTTTTAATCACACCATGCTACGTATCAAAGACCCTACCAAATCACTAGAATTCTATACTGGCGTGCTTGGAATGACCCTATTACGCCACAGTCAATTCCCTGATGCCAAATTTGACCTATATTTTTTGGCAAAATTGACCAAAGATGAGCGTGAGAATTTGCCTGCCACAGAGAACCTGACCGCTTATGTCTCTCGCCAACGCGGTATTCTAGAACTTACGCACAACTACGGCACCGAAAATGATGCTGATTTTAGCTATCATGACGGCAACAGCGACCCCAGAGGCTTTGGACATATTTGCTTTGCCGTGCCTGATTTGGCAGAGGCGGTAGCGTGGTTTGATGAGAATAATGTCGTATTCCAAAAACGCCCCGAAGACGGTAGCATGAAAGACATCGCCTTTATCAAAGACCCAGACGGCTATTGGGTAGAGATTATTGAGCTAAAAGGCTAA
- a CDS encoding carbonic anhydrase, which yields MKNLNAQAVLAQLKAGNLRYIEKIKNAKEHYQPPPILVEEQLPSAIILGCSDARVPVELIFDQKLGEMFVIRVAGNVVAPSQIGSVEFAAEKFGTELVVVLGHSHCGAVTACVETLINPEQYYSPNLQSIVDRIRPSVYNLHEILTADGNEIDMDEFIDRAVRANVRLSVSQLKSGSRSLEDMVNGGRLTIVGAEYDVATGKVNFFE from the coding sequence ATGAAAAATTTAAACGCCCAAGCGGTGTTAGCACAATTAAAAGCGGGCAATTTGCGTTATATTGAAAAAATCAAAAACGCCAAAGAACATTACCAACCCCCGCCCATATTGGTAGAAGAGCAGTTACCATCAGCGATTATCTTAGGATGTTCGGATGCTCGTGTGCCTGTGGAGTTGATTTTTGATCAAAAATTGGGCGAAATGTTTGTGATCCGAGTGGCGGGTAATGTGGTTGCCCCAAGTCAGATCGGTTCGGTAGAGTTTGCTGCTGAAAAATTCGGTACCGAACTTGTTGTTGTGCTTGGACATAGCCACTGTGGTGCGGTAACAGCATGCGTGGAAACACTCATCAACCCTGAGCAGTATTATTCGCCCAATTTACAATCCATTGTTGACAGAATCCGCCCCAGTGTATACAATCTACATGAGATATTAACCGCAGATGGCAACGAGATAGATATGGATGAGTTTATTGACCGTGCTGTGCGTGCCAATGTAAGACTGTCGGTTAGCCAATTAAAATCAGGCTCACGCAGTTTGGAGGATATGGTCAATGGCGGACGATTGACCATTGTCGGTGCAGAGTATGATGTTGCCACTGGTAAAGTGAACTTTTTTGAATGA
- the aroB gene encoding 3-dehydroquinate synthase, which yields MTHIASTLSVHTQSHDYPIFIGASPTGQIDLAGPILPFIKGKQVLIVTNSTVAPLYLTDFSECLMATGLTVASCILPDGEQYKNQEHVNAIYDALMKNHFARDCTLIALGGGVIGDMTGFAAASFMRGVNFIQVPTTLLAQVDSSVGGKTGINHPLGKNMIGAFWQPVCVLADMTTFETLPKREFAAGLAEVVKYALIFDKDFLDWLETNATKINARDANILGEMVYRCCDYKAQIVASDERESGVRALLNFGHTFGHVIETHMGYGNWLHGEAVGVGMVQALAMSHKLGLIGRDDVVRVVALLRTFDLPVCPPAIDPAVALNLMGHDKKVQNGSIRLVLLETLGKAFVTKDFEMVLLEQVLDGIDGYLS from the coding sequence ATGACACACATTGCCAGTACGCTTAGCGTTCATACCCAGAGCCATGATTACCCCATTTTTATCGGTGCCAGCCCCACAGGTCAGATAGATTTGGCAGGCCCTATTTTGCCTTTTATCAAGGGTAAGCAGGTGCTTATTGTTACCAACAGTACAGTTGCTCCTTTGTATTTGACTGATTTTAGCGAGTGTTTGATGGCGACAGGTTTGACGGTGGCGAGCTGTATTCTGCCTGACGGTGAACAGTACAAAAACCAAGAGCATGTCAATGCTATTTATGATGCGTTAATGAAAAATCATTTTGCCCGAGATTGTACGCTCATCGCCTTGGGTGGCGGAGTGATTGGTGACATGACAGGCTTTGCGGCGGCAAGTTTTATGCGTGGCGTGAATTTTATTCAGGTGCCGACCACGTTATTGGCACAGGTGGACTCGTCCGTAGGTGGCAAGACGGGCATCAATCATCCACTTGGCAAGAATATGATTGGGGCATTTTGGCAACCCGTGTGCGTACTGGCGGATATGACGACATTTGAGACATTGCCCAAAAGAGAGTTTGCAGCAGGACTGGCAGAAGTGGTAAAATACGCCCTGATTTTTGATAAAGATTTTTTGGATTGGCTTGAAACCAATGCCACCAAAATCAACGCTAGAGATGCCAACATACTCGGTGAAATGGTATATCGTTGCTGTGATTATAAAGCTCAAATTGTCGCCAGCGACGAGCGTGAATCAGGCGTGCGTGCTTTATTGAATTTTGGTCATACCTTTGGTCATGTTATCGAGACCCACATGGGCTATGGCAACTGGCTCCATGGCGAAGCGGTGGGGGTGGGCATGGTACAAGCATTGGCGATGTCGCATAAGCTGGGACTGATTGGTCGTGATGATGTGGTGCGTGTGGTGGCACTGCTTAGGACGTTTGATTTGCCAGTATGTCCGCCAGCCATTGACCCAGCAGTGGCACTCAACCTGATGGGGCATGATAAAAAGGTGCAAAATGGCTCCATCCGCTTGGTGTTGTTGGAGACGTTGGGTAAGGCGTTTGTCACCAAGGATTTTGAGATGGTACTGCTCGAACAAGTGTTAGATGGCATTGATGGGTATTTATCATAA
- a CDS encoding shikimate kinase has translation MNVEETAVIEEVLVERPIHHYAHLLPSIFLVGPMGAGKTTIGKLLAKHLKRPFLDADWYISEKAGADIPWIFAKEGESGFRERESHAMDELSAMPDIVLATGGGVVERECNREYLQRGLVIFLDASVDTQIHRTKKDKNRPLLKNDNPRAVLEMLYQRRAPLYKEVADITVATGRAYPKQMMNEILDILIAYAKDIESKSSVI, from the coding sequence ATGAATGTAGAAGAAACGGCAGTGATTGAAGAAGTTTTGGTTGAAAGACCCATTCATCACTATGCCCATCTATTGCCATCCATCTTTTTGGTGGGACCCATGGGGGCAGGCAAGACAACCATTGGTAAACTGCTTGCCAAACATCTAAAACGACCCTTTTTGGATGCAGATTGGTATATCAGCGAAAAGGCAGGGGCGGATATTCCTTGGATTTTTGCCAAAGAAGGAGAGTCGGGCTTTCGTGAGCGAGAAAGCCATGCCATGGACGAGCTGTCTGCCATGCCAGATATTGTGCTAGCCACAGGTGGTGGCGTGGTAGAGCGTGAGTGCAACCGTGAGTATCTGCAACGTGGTTTGGTGATATTTTTGGATGCCAGTGTGGACACCCAAATTCATCGCACCAAAAAAGATAAAAATCGCCCTTTGTTAAAAAATGACAACCCCAGAGCGGTCTTGGAGATGCTTTACCAAAGGCGGGCTCCTTTATACAAAGAAGTGGCGGACATCACTGTTGCAACAGGACGTGCTTATCCTAAACAAATGATGAATGAGATATTAGACATCCTAATTGCTTATGCCAAAGATATTGAGAGTAAATCGAGTGTCATATAA